In Fibrobacter sp., the genomic window CCGTGCTCCTGTTCAACGGGAACAAGACCGAAATCCGCAGGATCGCCAACACTGGCACAATCGATTCCATCAACAGGGAAACCTTCCTCGCCGATTCCATCTTGTGGGTATTCAGCCGGTTCGCGAACCCGAAGAGCATCCCCGAAGTCATCAAGGATTCCACGCTGCGCGCATTCCCCGTTCCCTGGCGCGGTTCCGGCATGCTGTGCTTCACTCCGCTTCCCGACACCAAGAAATTCATCGAAATCCGCACGGGCCGTGGTGAACTCGTACTGCGCGAGCCGTACACCAAGACGACGCACTGCATCAGCGAAGAACGCATCAAGGAAAAGATGAAGCCGGGCGTATACCGCTTCCGCGCAGGCGCCAGCGGAAAACTCGAGAAATTCCTGGTAGTGTACTAAAGCAACTCGCCGATCCAGGGGAAGAGATTGTCCTGGTTCTCGAGTTTCGCGAGGAGCGACGTGTCGGGCTTCTTGCAGCCCTCCGCAAGCCCCGCCATCGCAGAGGCATAGAGCGAGCACACGTTTTTGTAATGCCCGTTCAACCGCGACTTCGCATAATCCGCCGCGGACTTGTTGTGAATCATGAACGCCCAGTCAGAAGCCTGGAACAGCAGGAGTTCGCGGGCCATCTGCTCGTAGAAGCGCCGGTAGAGTTTCGCCTGCGCGCCACCATTGCAAGCATCTAGCGCCTTCTTGAGCGCATCCATTATCCCGCGCATGCGGAAGAACAGCGGGTACTCCCAGCATACCTCGTCGTTCATCCAGACTTCGCCGAAACCGCCCTCGCCCCACGAGGAGAACGCCGGGTTATGTACGTCCCCGTCGCACGAGGAATGCATCGTGGATTCCAGCGACGCCATCTCCACCGTATTGGAACAGGCGGCGCGTTCGAACATCTTCTCGATGAATGCGGGGCCTTCGAACCACCAGTGCCCGAAAAGTTCCGCATCGTAAGGGCAAAGGATGGATACCTTGTTGCCCTCCATCTTCGGGAGGAGTTCGGTGACGGTAGCCTCGCGGTTAGCCACAAAGAGCCTCGCGTGGTCTTCGACCAGGCGGAGCGCGTTCCACGGGCGGTAAACTTGCTTGTCCTCGCTACCCGTAATGCGGTAGTACTTGAGCCCCGTCTCGATGGGGGTCGAACCCGCCATGAAGTAGTCGCCCAGGTAATCGGGCTCGCGTTCGTATGCGATATCCTTGAAGAACTCGCGGTATTCGGGATGCCCGGGGTAGCCTGTCTTGCGGCTCCATACTTCCATGGAACTGCCCTGTTCGCGGCCCATGCAATAAAGCCCCGCAGGGGTCTTTATTGGCGCAAATAC contains:
- a CDS encoding 1,4-alpha-glucan branching protein domain-containing protein, translated to MSAPGKIHLLLHAHLPFVREPEYDRFLEENWFFEAMAETYLPVVQMLFRLEEKGVPGTLNLSVSSALLAMLTDESLLKKFTRHLHMQERLLEKERVRFADDPERLPVIDFYARRQRSLIDYWERICNCEIVPSLKRLSDCGKLTLLTCVGTHPFLPAYQSDVTAIRLQLGVTVKAFEKAFGFRPRGLWLPECGYFEGLDRLLAEFGFEYFFLETHGVLLAKPAPKYGVFAPIKTPAGLYCMGREQGSSMEVWSRKTGYPGHPEYREFFKDIAYEREPDYLGDYFMAGSTPIETGLKYYRITGSEDKQVYRPWNALRLVEDHARLFVANREATVTELLPKMEGNKVSILCPYDAELFGHWWFEGPAFIEKMFERAACSNTVEMASLESTMHSSCDGDVHNPAFSSWGEGGFGEVWMNDEVCWEYPLFFRMRGIMDALKKALDACNGGAQAKLYRRFYEQMARELLLFQASDWAFMIHNKSAADYAKSRLNGHYKNVCSLYASAMAGLAEGCKKPDTSLLAKLENQDNLFPWIGELL